One Amycolatopsis thermophila DNA segment encodes these proteins:
- a CDS encoding transposase yields the protein MVNTAMRIMAARYPAELVTNPLPAEYDLRKMVVSRCELLSDEQWALIEDLLPARTGRPGRPFSDARAMVEGIIYRYRCGIARRDVPAVSGPWQTIWTWHRRMAREGTWEVVLQRLQAFADAAGLIDWSVSVDSSIAQAHQHATNITRHTGGWTELHETRDRAA from the coding sequence GTGGTCAACACCGCCATGCGGATCATGGCCGCACGCTATCCCGCCGAACTGGTGACCAACCCGCTGCCGGCCGAGTACGACCTGCGCAAGATGGTTGTGTCACGGTGTGAGTTGCTCTCGGATGAGCAGTGGGCGTTGATCGAGGACTTGTTGCCGGCGCGCACGGGCAGGCCGGGGCGGCCGTTTTCGGATGCGCGGGCGATGGTGGAGGGGATCATCTACCGGTATCGGTGCGGGATCGCGCGGCGGGACGTGCCGGCGGTGTCCGGGCCCTGGCAAACCATCTGGACCTGGCACCGCCGGATGGCCCGGGAAGGCACTTGGGAGGTGGTGCTGCAGCGCCTGCAGGCCTTCGCGGACGCGGCGGGGCTGATCGACTGGTCGGTCTCGGTGGATTCCAGCATCGCGCAGGCGCATCAGCACGCCACGAACATCACCCGCCACACAGGGGGCTGGACCGAACTACACGAAACCCGGGATCGAGCCGCCTGA
- a CDS encoding RNA polymerase subunit sigma-70 — protein sequence MSGLRYGWETDAVVVRGEPDSLATSLERLRGSLTGYCYRILGSASDVEDAVQETMLRALRAIDSYDPDRAGFSTWVHRIATNVCLDMLRGAQRRALPWDMGPAASGPDIGIPLPPTRWVEPLADSRLADTVDPATLAVRHETLRLAFIAALQWLPPRQRAVLVLRDVLGFAATEAAEVMEMSVAAVNSALQRARAMLAEHRPRPADPPDLDGRTHRDLLERYVHAFQAHDVPTLLEVLADDVRSGMPPFAWWLDGPARIGAAMTGTDACAEDRLVPGEQVNGCWTLGQYRPDPNGTLVPFALLVIEFRGGRISEIVTFLGCGDRFAEFGLPEILET from the coding sequence GTGTCTGGCCTGCGGTACGGATGGGAGACTGATGCCGTGGTGGTACGCGGCGAGCCTGATTCCCTGGCGACGAGCCTGGAGCGGTTGCGGGGATCCCTGACCGGTTACTGCTACCGCATCCTCGGGTCCGCCAGCGACGTGGAGGACGCCGTGCAGGAGACGATGCTGCGGGCGCTGCGGGCGATCGACAGCTATGACCCGGATCGCGCCGGGTTCTCGACCTGGGTGCACCGGATCGCCACAAATGTTTGCCTGGACATGCTGCGCGGCGCGCAGCGCCGAGCGTTGCCCTGGGACATGGGGCCGGCCGCATCCGGCCCGGACATTGGTATCCCGCTCCCGCCAACGCGGTGGGTCGAGCCGTTGGCGGACTCTCGCCTCGCGGACACCGTTGACCCGGCCACCCTCGCGGTCCGGCATGAGACGCTGCGCCTGGCCTTCATTGCAGCGCTGCAGTGGTTGCCGCCGCGCCAGCGTGCGGTGTTGGTGTTGCGGGATGTCCTCGGGTTCGCCGCCACGGAAGCCGCCGAGGTCATGGAGATGTCGGTGGCCGCGGTGAACAGTGCGCTGCAGCGGGCCAGGGCCATGCTGGCGGAGCATCGGCCGCGCCCGGCCGACCCACCGGACCTGGACGGCAGGACTCATCGTGACCTGCTCGAGCGGTACGTACACGCTTTTCAGGCGCACGACGTGCCCACGCTGCTCGAGGTGCTGGCCGACGATGTCCGGTCCGGCATGCCGCCGTTCGCGTGGTGGCTGGACGGGCCGGCCCGAATCGGCGCCGCGATGACCGGGACGGACGCCTGTGCCGAGGACCGTCTCGTCCCGGGTGAGCAGGTCAACGGGTGTTGGACGCTCGGCCAGTACCGGCCGGACCCGAACGGCACGCTGGTGCCGTTCGCGCTGTTGGTGATCGAGTTCCGAGGCGGGCGGATCAGCGAGATCGTGACGTTCCTGGGCTGCGGTGACCGCTTCGCGGAGTTCGGTCTGCCGGAGATACTCGAAACCTGA
- a CDS encoding maleylpyruvate isomerase family mycothiol-dependent enzyme: MSPSQTDLTPHVRAERERLAGLLAGLQDDEWDSPSLCRGWRVREVVAHITMPFRTSLPRVVVGLAAAGFSFNRYADRAARTDAARMSGAELLAVLRANIASPWQPPGGGPAGALSHDTIHGLDITEPLGLPSPPVERIALVLANATPRSLSYFGVDLAGIQLRGTDADVRIGDGQPVEMPVKDILLTITGRRPLLARTK; encoded by the coding sequence ATGTCACCGTCCCAGACAGACCTCACGCCGCACGTCCGCGCCGAGCGGGAGCGACTGGCCGGTCTCCTTGCTGGCCTCCAGGACGACGAGTGGGATAGTCCGTCCCTGTGCCGGGGCTGGCGGGTACGTGAGGTCGTCGCGCACATCACCATGCCGTTCCGTACGAGCCTGCCCAGGGTGGTGGTGGGGCTGGCCGCGGCCGGCTTCTCGTTCAACCGGTACGCCGACCGGGCGGCCCGTACCGACGCTGCCCGGATGTCCGGGGCCGAACTACTGGCCGTCCTGCGGGCCAACATCGCCAGCCCCTGGCAGCCGCCGGGCGGGGGCCCCGCCGGCGCGCTGAGCCACGACACCATCCACGGCTTGGACATCACCGAGCCGTTGGGTCTGCCATCGCCGCCGGTCGAGCGAATCGCTCTGGTCCTGGCGAACGCCACACCGCGCAGCCTCTCCTACTTCGGAGTCGACCTGGCGGGCATCCAGCTGCGGGGCACCGACGCCGATGTCCGGATCGGTGACGGACAACCGGTCGAGATGCCGGTCAAGGACATCCTGCTGACCATCACCGGGCGACGCCCGCTGTTGGCCCGAACGAAGTGA
- a CDS encoding pyridoxamine 5'-phosphate oxidase family protein, whose translation MTGAPPRGLDERLRDTRAKLENDVDVWVATSSSQGGAHLVPLSYLWDGTAFLISTPRTSVTSRNLMADGRVRLSLGPTRDVVIVDGTAEPVDVGPETGDAFATRTGFDPRQLAKPYQYFLIRPWRIQAWREENELRGRDLMRDGRWLG comes from the coding sequence ATGACGGGCGCGCCGCCGCGTGGACTTGACGAGAGACTGCGGGACACTCGCGCGAAACTCGAGAACGATGTCGATGTCTGGGTCGCGACGTCGAGCTCCCAGGGCGGCGCCCACCTCGTCCCCCTCTCGTACCTCTGGGACGGCACCGCATTCCTCATCTCGACACCGCGAACCTCGGTCACCAGCCGCAACCTGATGGCGGATGGCCGAGTGCGACTCAGCCTCGGACCGACCCGCGACGTCGTCATCGTCGACGGCACCGCCGAGCCGGTGGACGTCGGCCCTGAGACGGGCGATGCGTTCGCGACCAGGACTGGTTTCGACCCGCGTCAGCTCGCCAAGCCCTACCAGTACTTCCTGATCCGGCCGTGGCGCATCCAGGCCTGGCGTGAGGAGAACGAGCTGCGGGGGCGCGACCTCATGCGCGATGGTCGCTGGCTCGGCTGA
- a CDS encoding glyoxalase produces MTSIESVTLDVADPTVAQRFYADAFGLDTQIHLRASEAPTTGFRGFMLALTVSQPSTVDSLIGTALDAGATPLKPVAKSLWGYGGVVQAPDGAIWKIATSAKKNTGPATRQIDEIVLLLGVADVATSKRFYVDHGLAVAKTFGRVYVEFAAETSPVKLALYRRRALAKDAGVSPDGTGSHRLTIGGDAGSFVDPDGFAWQAASSVLTS; encoded by the coding sequence ATGACATCCATCGAATCCGTTACCCTCGACGTGGCCGATCCCACGGTCGCCCAACGCTTCTACGCCGATGCTTTCGGTTTGGACACACAGATCCACCTGCGGGCCTCGGAAGCACCCACAACCGGCTTCCGCGGGTTCATGCTGGCGCTCACGGTGTCCCAGCCGTCCACCGTCGACAGCCTCATCGGCACCGCCCTCGACGCCGGCGCCACGCCGCTGAAGCCGGTCGCGAAGTCGCTCTGGGGCTACGGCGGCGTCGTGCAGGCACCGGACGGGGCGATCTGGAAGATCGCGACCTCGGCGAAGAAGAACACCGGCCCGGCCACCCGGCAGATCGACGAGATCGTGCTCCTGCTGGGAGTCGCGGACGTGGCCACAAGCAAGCGGTTCTACGTCGACCACGGACTTGCCGTGGCGAAGACCTTCGGCCGCGTGTACGTCGAGTTCGCCGCTGAGACCAGTCCCGTGAAGCTGGCGCTTTACCGGCGCCGCGCCCTTGCCAAGGACGCCGGCGTCTCTCCCGACGGCACCGGATCGCACCGACTCACGATCGGCGGCGATGCCGGGTCTTTCGTCGACCCGGACGGGTTCGCCTGGCAGGCCGCATCGTCGGTACTCACATCCTGA
- a CDS encoding iron chaperone → MKDHAAELKAAGRSGSRAHKAARAEQDVLAKIAEMQPSDRIMAERVHAVVKANAPTLEPKLWYGMPAYALDGKVVCFFQSAEKFKARYATLGFSDLANLDDGPMWAAGFALTEVTAEVEARIGALVKQAVTPIGNREAPVAAPESA, encoded by the coding sequence ATGAAGGACCATGCCGCGGAACTGAAGGCGGCGGGGCGAAGCGGTTCGCGTGCGCACAAGGCGGCACGGGCGGAGCAGGACGTCCTCGCGAAGATCGCCGAGATGCAGCCGTCGGACCGGATCATGGCCGAGCGCGTCCATGCTGTGGTGAAGGCCAACGCTCCGACCCTGGAGCCGAAGCTGTGGTACGGGATGCCCGCCTACGCGCTGGACGGCAAGGTGGTGTGCTTCTTCCAGAGCGCGGAGAAGTTCAAGGCCCGCTACGCGACGCTCGGATTCAGCGACCTGGCCAACCTGGACGACGGCCCGATGTGGGCGGCAGGCTTCGCCTTGACCGAAGTCACGGCTGAAGTGGAGGCGCGGATCGGTGCGCTGGTGAAGCAGGCGGTGACACCGATCGGGAATCGAGAAGCGCCGGTAGCCGCGCCGGAATCGGCGTGA
- a CDS encoding TetR/AcrR family transcriptional regulator — MTLELAAEVGYAGLNIEAVARRAGVGKHTIYRRWPSKPALLLDALSRVWITDLDYDDTGDVRADLREQFLRSAPALANPPIGPVYRGLIAEAQTDPALRATLHERFLLTVERRTLDRITRAQHAGELVAGVDLEFAAEVLCGTLYYRHLLSTRPIDEGTVDALLDMFMAAYGTTR; from the coding sequence GTGACCCTCGAACTGGCTGCGGAGGTCGGCTACGCGGGCCTGAACATCGAGGCGGTCGCCCGCCGTGCCGGAGTCGGCAAACACACGATCTACCGACGCTGGCCATCCAAACCAGCACTCCTGCTGGACGCGCTCAGTCGCGTGTGGATCACAGACCTGGACTACGACGACACCGGCGATGTCCGAGCGGACCTACGCGAGCAGTTCCTGCGCTCCGCCCCCGCGCTCGCCAACCCACCGATCGGCCCCGTCTACCGGGGGTTGATCGCTGAGGCGCAAACCGATCCCGCACTGCGAGCGACCCTGCACGAACGATTCCTGCTCACCGTGGAGAGACGCACCCTCGACAGGATCACCCGCGCGCAGCACGCCGGCGAACTGGTCGCAGGCGTCGATCTCGAGTTCGCAGCCGAAGTGCTGTGCGGCACGTTGTACTACCGCCATCTGCTGTCGACCCGTCCCATCGACGAGGGCACCGTCGACGCCCTACTGGACATGTTCATGGCCGCCTACGGCACCACCCGGTGA
- a CDS encoding DDE-type integrase/transposase/recombinase, whose translation MPASQRYKRHQQRWKRYEKQRPGHQLQIDVKFVEPITSVGGRKKRYYQYTAIDDCTRLRIQKIYPRSDQKTAIQFLDYVLSRLPFQVEKIQTDNGAEFQSAFHWHLLDQGIGHVYIRPATPRLNGKVCEDLARCCTGSV comes from the coding sequence CTGCCCGCTTCCCAGCGCTACAAACGCCACCAGCAGCGGTGGAAGCGATACGAGAAGCAACGCCCCGGCCACCAGTTGCAGATCGACGTCAAGTTCGTCGAACCGATTACCAGCGTCGGCGGCCGGAAGAAGCGCTACTACCAGTACACCGCGATCGACGACTGCACCCGGCTGCGGATCCAGAAGATCTACCCGCGGTCTGACCAGAAGACCGCGATCCAGTTCCTGGACTACGTGCTGTCCCGCCTGCCGTTCCAGGTGGAAAAGATCCAGACCGACAACGGCGCGGAGTTCCAGTCGGCATTTCACTGGCACCTGCTCGACCAGGGCATCGGCCACGTCTACATCCGTCCCGCGACTCCGCGACTCAACGGCAAGGTCTGTGAAGACTTAGCTCGGTGCTGCACCGGATCGGTCTGA
- a CDS encoding IS110 family transposase: MTTQMAIEPAAGAVIGGVDTHKNTHYAAAVDDHGRLLGHREFPANDRGYADLLAWVQEHGEVGAIGVESTGSFGATLTRFLTAREIRVVEVNRPNRLARHMDGKSDRLDAEQIARAVLGQTSTATPKAKSGLVEVIRTLRVTRSSAVKARTSAFNTLWGVMIGSPSPLRDELVVLSKKTLVNRCLRLRPETEDLLGLATTPGRLLMAGVKATLRGLARRWKQLDDEIKALNKQIGALVHAAAPELVELHGVGVEIAGQFLVTAGDNPERIRNEAAFAKLCGVAPQPASSGRTTGRHRLSRGGDRAANSALYIVTIVRMRRHQPTRHYVERRTAEGLRKREIIRCLKRYIAREIYANLPRPSTASVTPPPTAA, from the coding sequence ATGACAACCCAGATGGCTATAGAGCCAGCAGCTGGTGCCGTGATCGGCGGCGTCGATACCCACAAGAACACTCACTACGCGGCGGCGGTCGATGACCACGGCCGCCTGTTGGGTCATCGGGAGTTCCCCGCCAATGACCGCGGCTACGCCGACCTTCTGGCATGGGTTCAGGAACACGGCGAGGTAGGCGCGATCGGGGTCGAGAGCACCGGATCTTTCGGCGCCACGCTGACTCGGTTCCTTACCGCCCGGGAGATTCGCGTGGTCGAGGTCAACCGGCCCAACAGACTGGCACGGCACATGGACGGCAAGTCCGATCGGCTCGATGCCGAGCAGATCGCCCGGGCTGTCCTCGGCCAGACTTCGACGGCCACCCCGAAAGCCAAGTCCGGCCTGGTCGAGGTCATCCGGACCCTTCGGGTGACTCGTTCCAGCGCAGTCAAGGCACGCACCAGCGCATTCAACACACTGTGGGGCGTCATGATCGGGTCACCCTCTCCGTTGCGCGACGAACTTGTCGTGCTGAGCAAGAAGACGCTGGTCAACCGATGCCTGCGGCTGCGGCCGGAGACGGAGGACCTGCTCGGCCTGGCAACAACCCCAGGCCGGCTATTGATGGCCGGAGTCAAGGCCACCCTACGGGGCCTGGCACGCCGCTGGAAGCAACTCGATGATGAGATCAAGGCCCTCAACAAGCAGATCGGGGCCCTGGTCCACGCAGCGGCACCCGAACTGGTCGAACTGCACGGTGTCGGCGTCGAGATCGCGGGCCAGTTCCTCGTCACCGCAGGCGACAACCCCGAACGCATCCGCAACGAAGCCGCCTTCGCCAAGCTCTGCGGTGTCGCGCCCCAGCCGGCCAGCAGCGGACGCACCACCGGCCGACACCGACTCAGCCGCGGCGGCGACCGCGCCGCAAACAGTGCCCTCTACATCGTCACGATCGTCCGGATGCGTCGCCACCAACCGACCCGCCACTACGTCGAGCGGCGCACCGCCGAAGGCCTGCGCAAACGCGAGATCATCCGCTGCCTGAAGCGCTACATCGCCCGGGAAATCTATGCCAACCTTCCCCGACCATCCACGGCCTCCGTCACACCCCCTCCGACAGCGGCTTGA
- a CDS encoding integrase core domain-containing protein — MFNDKLKEWEDYYNYHRPHGGLGGQTPYERLLQKTQTNTQSVNDQRQ, encoded by the coding sequence GTGTTCAACGACAAACTCAAGGAATGGGAGGACTACTACAACTACCACCGCCCCCACGGTGGCCTGGGCGGCCAGACCCCGTATGAGAGGCTCCTACAGAAGACCCAAACCAACACCCAGTCTGTCAACGACCAGCGTCAGTAG
- a CDS encoding MFS transporter encodes MVAVSDAAPPRAGNPWLAAWPVTAVFALSNAPTPLYVLWQHRLGFSAGTLTVIFAAYIAGLLAALLVAGRASDRLGRKPVVLPGVLLALVACALFATATSALVLGIARLLAGIAVGITVSAGMAAVVDVGGPARARTATLAASTAMVFGAGLGPLLAGALSETLPGPTVTIFVVAAMLLLSAAVVVMRLPLRRPKERGTGGWVRVPAVPRAQRKQVALGIAVFAPGITSTSFVLSLGPALLANVLGTSNRLLAGVTAFVMFGAATAVQFAAKRLGVRAVLLTGVAAALACMAVLLVAVRAHWVLAIVVTAMLAGAAQGLGQLGGLTLISTHVPEQRRAEANAMLNFGGYIPAALLPVGTGYLSDGLGFATGSTIFAAIVAVASLAAGGFVWRHARTI; translated from the coding sequence ATGGTCGCCGTCTCCGACGCCGCCCCGCCCCGAGCCGGCAATCCCTGGCTCGCCGCCTGGCCGGTCACCGCGGTGTTCGCGCTGTCGAACGCGCCCACCCCGCTGTACGTGCTGTGGCAGCACCGGCTGGGCTTCTCCGCCGGCACGCTCACGGTGATCTTTGCCGCCTACATCGCCGGCTTGCTCGCCGCCCTGCTGGTGGCGGGCCGCGCCTCCGACCGGCTCGGCCGCAAACCCGTCGTCCTGCCCGGAGTGCTGCTGGCGCTGGTCGCGTGCGCGCTGTTCGCCACCGCGACCTCCGCACTGGTGCTGGGCATCGCGCGGCTGCTCGCCGGGATCGCGGTCGGCATCACGGTCTCAGCGGGCATGGCCGCCGTTGTCGACGTCGGCGGACCGGCCCGGGCCCGCACTGCCACGCTCGCCGCGTCCACCGCCATGGTCTTCGGGGCGGGGTTGGGGCCACTGCTCGCCGGAGCACTGTCCGAGACGCTGCCCGGCCCCACGGTGACGATCTTCGTGGTCGCCGCGATGCTTCTGCTGAGCGCGGCCGTCGTCGTGATGCGGCTGCCGTTGCGGCGCCCGAAAGAACGCGGCACAGGCGGCTGGGTGCGCGTACCCGCAGTGCCGCGCGCGCAGCGCAAGCAGGTCGCGCTGGGCATCGCGGTGTTCGCCCCGGGCATCACCTCGACCTCGTTCGTGCTCTCGCTGGGCCCGGCGCTCCTGGCGAACGTCCTCGGCACGAGCAACCGCCTGCTCGCCGGGGTGACCGCGTTCGTCATGTTCGGCGCCGCCACCGCCGTCCAGTTCGCTGCGAAACGTCTGGGAGTCCGCGCCGTCCTGCTCACCGGCGTGGCCGCGGCGCTCGCCTGCATGGCCGTACTTCTGGTCGCCGTGCGCGCACATTGGGTCCTGGCGATCGTCGTCACCGCCATGCTCGCCGGCGCGGCACAAGGGCTCGGTCAACTCGGCGGGCTGACCTTGATCAGCACCCACGTGCCCGAACAGCGGCGCGCCGAGGCCAACGCCATGCTCAACTTCGGCGGCTACATCCCCGCCGCGCTACTGCCCGTCGGCACCGGCTACCTCAGCGACGGCCTGGGATTCGCCACGGGGTCGACCATCTTCGCCGCCATTGTCGCGGTCGCATCGCTTGCAGCTGGCGGGTTCGTCTGGCGCCACGCACGCACGATATGA
- a CDS encoding ArsR/SmtB family transcription factor, producing MRTSTVIDPDLPPAELPPPLPEPARDELRLEVVLGALSDPLRLTIVRKLLLEREAYDHPCGWFGLDRPKSSLTHHFKALREAGILRQRQYGLERRSRVRTEDLNARFPGLLDLVAAWEPASPGRD from the coding sequence ATGCGCACGTCAACGGTGATCGACCCGGACCTCCCGCCTGCCGAACTGCCGCCGCCGCTGCCCGAGCCGGCGCGCGACGAGCTCCGTCTCGAGGTCGTGCTCGGAGCGCTGAGCGATCCCCTACGGCTGACGATCGTGCGCAAGCTGCTGCTGGAACGCGAGGCCTACGACCATCCGTGCGGCTGGTTCGGGCTGGACCGGCCGAAGTCGTCGCTGACCCACCACTTCAAGGCGCTCCGGGAGGCGGGCATCCTGCGGCAACGGCAGTACGGGCTGGAGCGGCGCAGCCGCGTGCGCACCGAGGACCTCAACGCGCGCTTCCCCGGCCTGCTGGACCTCGTCGCAGCATGGGAACCCGCATCACCCGGGCGGGATTGA
- a CDS encoding IclR family transcriptional regulator yields MNPARIDRALAVLGYLAQHHDGRSVKHLSDDLGLPMSSTHDLLQALVDIGAVRLAGTRTYALGPRSIGLALSIVDSVKLRHVARPHLVQLCEQVNENVYLAVRSGDDVVYADRYEASQLLSVVIQLGGGRPLHGSAVGKLIAAYNPDLEARALGASRLEQFTPFTLTNRDQLRAEYASIRGRAYSISDGESVEGIIGLATPIIDASGTVIAAVHICAPRGRLAPDRRPMVLTQMLQTGVQISRQLGAPDDTLPDTALDTVIASEERRASAS; encoded by the coding sequence GTGAACCCAGCTCGGATCGATCGCGCCCTGGCGGTGCTCGGCTACCTCGCCCAGCACCACGACGGCCGGAGCGTCAAGCACCTCAGCGACGACCTCGGGCTTCCGATGAGCAGCACCCACGACCTGCTCCAGGCATTGGTCGACATCGGCGCGGTACGGCTGGCCGGCACCCGCACGTACGCGCTGGGACCGCGGTCGATCGGCCTGGCTCTATCCATAGTGGACTCCGTGAAGCTGCGGCACGTGGCGCGCCCGCACCTGGTCCAGCTGTGCGAGCAGGTCAACGAGAACGTGTACCTCGCCGTCCGCAGCGGCGATGATGTCGTCTACGCGGACCGCTACGAGGCGTCACAACTGCTGTCCGTGGTCATCCAGCTCGGTGGCGGACGCCCACTGCACGGCTCGGCCGTGGGCAAGCTCATCGCCGCCTACAACCCCGACCTCGAAGCCCGCGCGCTCGGCGCCTCCCGCCTGGAACAGTTCACCCCCTTCACCCTGACCAACCGCGACCAGTTGCGCGCCGAATACGCCTCCATCCGTGGTCGGGCCTACAGCATCAGCGACGGTGAAAGCGTCGAGGGCATCATTGGTCTGGCCACCCCGATCATTGACGCCAGTGGCACCGTTATCGCCGCCGTGCACATCTGCGCGCCACGCGGCCGGCTGGCACCCGACCGGCGGCCGATGGTGCTGACTCAGATGTTGCAGACCGGCGTGCAGATCTCCCGCCAGCTCGGCGCCCCCGACGACACGCTCCCGGACACCGCTCTGGACACGGTGATCGCCTCGGAGGAACGACGCGCCTCCGCGTCGTGA
- a CDS encoding CaiB/BaiF CoA transferase family protein gives MYESSSSRPLTGDGSANARPLAGIRVVDATTWLGAYAGRLLADLGADVVRLEPSDGSAERWQGLRLPGGTSAWWAFAEAGKRGTVLDAQEPGYADRLARLLDAAQVLLTSEGPAALRDRGLDPEHLRARHPGLVHVSVSPYGLDGPYADRPATDLTLLAAGGLLSLAGDPDREPVRPFGTQTAVMASLHATVGALIAVLVQEESGQGQTVDVSAQEAVAHSLENAVQYADLEGVVRHRAGSAPTEAGTGLFTCRDGWVYLVCGLGGYPLGWDGLIAWLDAEGVAGADRLRAPQWQESAWRKSVEAVAEFRVIFEGFAAGRGKQELYEAGQRFGVSIAPVSTPDDLLTSPQLTQRGFFREIDVDGAPVVFPGAPYRFAGAEVGPQGGPPPAP, from the coding sequence ATGTACGAATCTTCAAGCTCCAGGCCGCTCACTGGTGATGGTAGCGCCAACGCGAGGCCGTTGGCGGGAATTCGCGTCGTAGATGCCACTACCTGGCTGGGCGCGTATGCCGGGAGACTGCTTGCAGACCTCGGTGCCGATGTGGTCAGACTCGAACCGTCCGACGGATCTGCGGAACGATGGCAGGGGCTCCGGTTGCCCGGCGGGACCAGCGCCTGGTGGGCGTTCGCCGAGGCGGGCAAGCGCGGGACCGTGTTGGACGCCCAGGAACCGGGCTACGCCGATCGGCTCGCGCGCCTGCTGGATGCCGCGCAGGTGCTGCTGACCTCAGAGGGGCCCGCCGCGCTGCGCGACCGCGGACTCGATCCGGAACACCTGCGAGCACGGCATCCGGGCCTGGTTCACGTCTCGGTGAGCCCGTATGGGCTGGACGGGCCGTACGCCGACCGGCCGGCGACGGATCTGACGCTGCTGGCGGCGGGCGGTCTGCTGTCGCTCGCCGGCGATCCGGATCGCGAACCGGTGCGTCCGTTCGGTACTCAGACCGCCGTGATGGCGTCCCTGCACGCCACCGTCGGCGCCCTGATCGCGGTGTTGGTTCAGGAGGAGTCGGGCCAGGGGCAGACCGTGGATGTGTCAGCGCAGGAGGCGGTGGCGCATTCGCTGGAGAACGCGGTGCAGTACGCCGACCTGGAGGGCGTGGTGCGGCACCGGGCGGGCAGCGCGCCGACCGAGGCGGGAACGGGGTTGTTCACGTGCCGGGACGGTTGGGTGTACCTGGTCTGCGGGCTGGGCGGCTACCCGCTGGGCTGGGACGGTTTGATCGCCTGGTTGGACGCCGAGGGCGTGGCTGGTGCCGACCGATTGCGGGCGCCGCAGTGGCAGGAGTCAGCGTGGCGGAAATCGGTGGAGGCCGTGGCGGAGTTCCGCGTGATCTTCGAAGGCTTCGCCGCCGGCCGTGGCAAGCAGGAGCTGTACGAGGCCGGGCAGCGGTTCGGGGTGAGCATCGCGCCGGTGTCCACTCCGGACGATTTGCTGACCAGTCCACAGCTGACCCAGCGCGGGTTCTTCCGCGAGATCGACGTGGACGGCGCGCCAGTGGTGTTCCCCGGCGCGCCCTACCGGTTCGCCGGCGCCGAGGTGGGCCCGCAGGGCGGGCCGCCCCCTGCGCCGTAA
- a CDS encoding SDR family NAD(P)-dependent oxidoreductase translates to MRELSGRIAVVTGAASGIGLAIAREFADAGARVVIADIAAEAATAAAHDITTEGGTAIGLPVDVASRPAVERLFANAEAAYGPVDILVNNAGISIDAGIRRLTDEQWQRTLTINQTGVFLCSQTAARSMIPRRTGRIINIASRAWLGWFGQTAYASSKGGVVSATRSLAIELARHGITVNCLAPGLIDTPLLRREPAETLDRLMTAQPTGTLGAAEDVAWAARFFAGPASTAVTGQVLYVCGGKSLYAQPARA, encoded by the coding sequence ATGCGTGAACTCAGTGGCCGGATCGCGGTCGTCACCGGTGCCGCCAGCGGCATCGGCCTGGCCATCGCCCGGGAATTCGCCGACGCGGGCGCTCGCGTCGTCATCGCCGACATCGCGGCCGAGGCAGCCACCGCCGCGGCTCACGACATCACCACCGAGGGCGGCACCGCCATCGGCCTACCGGTGGACGTGGCGTCCCGCCCTGCCGTCGAGCGGTTGTTCGCCAACGCCGAAGCCGCGTACGGGCCGGTGGACATCCTGGTGAACAACGCCGGGATCAGCATCGACGCGGGCATCCGGCGGCTCACCGACGAGCAGTGGCAGCGCACCCTCACCATCAACCAGACCGGGGTGTTCCTGTGTTCGCAAACCGCAGCCCGGTCCATGATCCCCCGCCGGACCGGCCGGATCATCAACATCGCTTCCCGCGCCTGGCTCGGCTGGTTCGGGCAGACGGCCTACGCCTCGTCCAAGGGCGGGGTCGTGTCTGCCACCCGCTCACTGGCGATCGAGCTGGCGCGGCACGGCATCACGGTGAACTGCCTGGCGCCGGGCCTGATCGACACCCCGCTGCTGCGGCGCGAACCCGCCGAAACCCTCGATCGGCTCATGACCGCCCAGCCCACCGGCACCCTCGGCGCCGCAGAGGACGTGGCCTGGGCGGCCCGGTTCTTCGCCGGACCGGCCAGCACCGCCGTCACCGGCCAGGTCCTCTACGTCTGCGGCGGCAAGAGCCTCTACGCGCAGCCGGCCCGGGCCTGA